GAGCTGCTCGCCGCCGTGCTCGAACGCAACGGGCTGACCGCCGACGACCTCATCAGCATCTGGTTCACGGCCACGCCCGACCTGCACAGCGACTTCCCCGCCGCCGCGGCCCGCCGCGTCGGCATCGTGGACGTCCCCCTGATCTGCGCCCAGGAGCTCGACATCGAGGGCGCGATGCCGAGGGTCGTACGGCTCCTCGCGCACGTCGAGTCGGATCTGCCCAAGTCCCGGATCGCGCACGTCTACCTCGGTGCCGCGGCCGCCCTGCGCAAGGACATCGCCCAGTGAGAACCGCGCTCGTCATCGGAACCGGCCTGATCGGCACCTCGGCGGCGCTCGCCCTGGCCGGCCGCGGCATCCGCGTCCACCTGCGTGACCACGACCCCTCCCGGGCCCGTACCGCCGCCGCGCTCGGCGCGGGCACGGAAGAGGCGCCCGAGGGTCCGGTGGACCTCGTCGTCGTCGCCGTACCCCCCGCGCACGTCGCCGGCACCCTCGCCGAGGCCATGCGGGCCGGGCTCGGGCGCGGCTACATCGACGTGGCCAGCGTCAAGGGCGGCCCCAAGCGGGAGCTGGAGGAGCTGGGCCTCGACCTCACCCCGTACATAGGTACGCACCCGATGTCCGGCAAGGAGCGCTCCGGACCGCTCGCCGCGACCGCCGACCTCTTCGAGGGCCGCCCCTGGGTGCTGACCCCCGGCCGGGACACCGACACCGAGGTCCTCAACCTCGCCCTGGAACTCGTCGCGCTCTGCCGGGCCGTCCCCGTCGTCATGGACGCCGACGCCCACGACCGCGCCGTCGCGCTCGTCTCGCACACCCCGCAGCTGGTCTCGTCGATGGTCGCGGCCCGGCTGGAACAGGCCGACGAGACCGCGGTGCGGCTCTGCGGCCAGGGCATCCGCGACGTCACCCGGATCGCCGCCTCCGACCCGCGCATGTGGGTCGAGATCCTCTCCGCCAACCCGGGACCCGTCGCCGACGTCCTCGCGGGCGTGGCCGCCGACCTGGACGAGACGGTACGGGCGCTGCGCTCCCTGGAGTCCGGCGACGACGCCAAGCGCCGGGCCGGCGCCTCCGGCGTGGAGGACGTGCTGCGCCGCGGCAACGCCGGCCGCGCCCGCGTCCCCGGCAAGCACGGCGCCGCCCCCACCGCGTACGAGACGGTCGTCGTCCTCATCAGCGACCAGCCCGGCGAGCTGGCCCGGATCTTCGCCGACGCCGGCCGCGCGGGCGTCAACGTCGAGGACGTCCGCATCGAGCACGCCACCGGCCAGCAGGCGGGCCTGGTCCAGCTGATGGTCGAGCCCTCGGCGGCCCCCGCCCTGGCGGAGGCGCTGCGGGAGCGGGGCTGGGCGCTGCGGACCGGCTGAGCCGGGGTCCCGGGGCCCCGGCAAGGGGTCCGGGGGCCGCTGGGCCGAACGGGGGCGGGGGACTCGGTAACCTTGTGGGGGTCCCCGCACGTCCGCCGGGGGCTCCCGCTCACCCAGGAAGGCGTTCCCCACCGTGGAAACCGTGATCGTCGCCATCGACGGCCCCTCCGGCACGGGCAAGTCGAGCACCTCGAAGGCGGTGGCCGCCAAGCTGGGGCTGAGCTACCTCGACACCGGCGCCCAGTACCGGGCCATCACCTGGTGGATGATCAGCAACGGCGTCGACGTCCAGGACGCCGAGGCCGTGGCCAACGCCGCCACGAAGCCCGTGATCGTCTCCGGCACCGACCCGGCCCGCCCCACCATCACCGTGGACGGCGTCGACGCGGCCGGCCCCATCCGCACCGAGGAGGTCACCTCCAAGGTCAGCGCCGTCAGCGCCGTCCCCGAGGTGCGGGCCCTGATCACGGAGCTCCAGCGGTCCATCGCCAAGGGCGCCGAGCACGGCATCGTCGTCGAGGGCCGGGACATCGGCACCACCGTCCTGCCCGACGCCGACCTCAAGATCTTCCTCACCGCCTCCCCCGAGGCCCGCGCCGCCCGCCGCTCCGGCGAGGTCAAGGGCGCCGACGTGCACGCCACCAAGGAAGCCCTGATCAAGCGGGACGCGGCCGACTCCAGCCGCAAGACCTCCCCGCTGGCCAAGGCCGGCGACGCCGTCGAGGTCGACACCACCGAGCTCACCCTCGACCAGGTCATCGAGTGCGTCGTCACCCTGGTGGACGAGAAGAGGGCGGCCGCCAAGTGACCCAGCCCTCCGAGAAGGGCGCCGCCGTCGGCCGGGGCATCGGCATCGGGCTGATGTACGGTCTCTGGAAGCCGCGCGTCCTCGGCGCCTGGCGGGTCCCGGCCTCGGGTCCCGTCATCCTCGCCGTCAACCACGCGCACAACCTCGACGGCCCCATGCTCATGGGCACCGCCCCGCGGCCCGTGCACTTCCTCATCAAGAAGGAGGCGTTCGTCGGACCGCTGGGCAGCTTCCTCGAAGGCATCGGCCAGCTGAAGGTCGACCGGGACAGCACGGACCGCGCCGCCATCGGCAACGCCCTCGCCGTCCTGGAGCACGGCGGCGTCCTCGGGATCTTCCCCGAGGGCACCCGCGGCGAGGGCGACTTCGCCTCGCTGCGCTCCGGACTCGCCTACTTCGCCGTCCGCAGCGGCGCCCCGATCGTCCCGGTCGCCGTCCTCGGCAGCACCGAGCGGCCCGGCCGGCTGGTCAAGGCGCTGCCCCGGTTCCGCCACCCGGTGGACGTCGTCTTCGGAGACGCCTTCGAGGCGGGCGACGGCAGCGGACGGCGCACCCGCAAGGCGCTCGACGAGGCGACCCACCGGATCCAGGGACGTCTCACCGACCACCTGAAAAACGCCAGGCGCCTCACCGGGCGCTGAGCGACACTCTCAGTAGTGGGCCCCGCGGCCCGGGGACCCACCGACCACGAATGATCAAGGAACGGACTTCATGAACGACCAGCACGACCACGGGGCACTTGGCGACGCCGAGTACGCGGAGTTCATGGAGCTCGCCGCGGAAGAGGGCTTCGACGTCGAGGACGTCGAGGGCGCGATCGAGGAGGCCGGGCACGGCCCGCTCCCCGTCCTCGCCGTCGTCGGCCGTCCCAATGTCGGCAAGTCGACCCTGGTGAACCGGATCATCGGCCGCCGCGAGGCAGTCGTCGAGGACAAGCCGGGCGTCACCCGCGACCGCGTCACCTACGAGGCCGAGTGGGCCGGCCGCCGCTTCAAGGTCGTCGACACCGGCGGCTGGGAGCAGGACGTCCTCGGCATCGACGCCTCCGTCGCCGCCCAGGCCGAGTACGCCATCGAGGCCGCCGACGCCTGCCTCTTCGTCGTCGACGCCACGGTCGGCGCCACCGACACCGACGAGGCCGTCGTCAAGCTGCTGCGCCGCGCCGGCAAGCCGGTCGTCCTCGCCGCCAACAAGGTGGACGGCCAGTCCGGCGAGGCCGACGCCACCGCCCTGTGGTCGCTCGGCCTCGGCGAGCCGTACCCGGTCTCCTCGCTGCACGGCCGCGGCACCGGTGACCTCCTCGACGCCGTCCTGGAGGCCCTGCCCGACGCCCCCGAGCAGCGCTTCGGCACCGCCCTCGGCGGCCCGCGCCGCATCGCCCTGATCGGCCGCCCGAACGTCGGCAAGTCCTCCCTGCTCAACAAGGTCGCCAACGAGGACCGGGTCGTCGTCAACGAGCTCGCGGGCACCACCCGCGACCCGGTCGACGAGCTCATCGAGCTCGGCGGCAAGACCTGGAAGTTCGTCGACACGGCCGGCATCCGCAAGAAGGTGCACCTCCAGGAGGGCGCGGACTACTACGCCTCCCTGCGCACCGCGGCCGCCGTCGAGAAGGCCGAGGTGGCCGTCATCCTCATCGACACCACCGACACCATCTCCGTCCAGGACCAGCGCATCATCACGATGGCGGT
The DNA window shown above is from Streptomyces showdoensis and carries:
- the aroH gene encoding chorismate mutase; translation: MAVRAVRGAVQLDLDEAGHMHERVEELLAAVLERNGLTADDLISIWFTATPDLHSDFPAAAARRVGIVDVPLICAQELDIEGAMPRVVRLLAHVESDLPKSRIAHVYLGAAAALRKDIAQ
- a CDS encoding prephenate dehydrogenase, which translates into the protein MRTALVIGTGLIGTSAALALAGRGIRVHLRDHDPSRARTAAALGAGTEEAPEGPVDLVVVAVPPAHVAGTLAEAMRAGLGRGYIDVASVKGGPKRELEELGLDLTPYIGTHPMSGKERSGPLAATADLFEGRPWVLTPGRDTDTEVLNLALELVALCRAVPVVMDADAHDRAVALVSHTPQLVSSMVAARLEQADETAVRLCGQGIRDVTRIAASDPRMWVEILSANPGPVADVLAGVAADLDETVRALRSLESGDDAKRRAGASGVEDVLRRGNAGRARVPGKHGAAPTAYETVVVLISDQPGELARIFADAGRAGVNVEDVRIEHATGQQAGLVQLMVEPSAAPALAEALRERGWALRTG
- the cmk gene encoding (d)CMP kinase gives rise to the protein METVIVAIDGPSGTGKSSTSKAVAAKLGLSYLDTGAQYRAITWWMISNGVDVQDAEAVANAATKPVIVSGTDPARPTITVDGVDAAGPIRTEEVTSKVSAVSAVPEVRALITELQRSIAKGAEHGIVVEGRDIGTTVLPDADLKIFLTASPEARAARRSGEVKGADVHATKEALIKRDAADSSRKTSPLAKAGDAVEVDTTELTLDQVIECVVTLVDEKRAAAK
- a CDS encoding lysophospholipid acyltransferase family protein, whose product is MYGLWKPRVLGAWRVPASGPVILAVNHAHNLDGPMLMGTAPRPVHFLIKKEAFVGPLGSFLEGIGQLKVDRDSTDRAAIGNALAVLEHGGVLGIFPEGTRGEGDFASLRSGLAYFAVRSGAPIVPVAVLGSTERPGRLVKALPRFRHPVDVVFGDAFEAGDGSGRRTRKALDEATHRIQGRLTDHLKNARRLTGR
- the der gene encoding ribosome biogenesis GTPase Der; this encodes MNDQHDHGALGDAEYAEFMELAAEEGFDVEDVEGAIEEAGHGPLPVLAVVGRPNVGKSTLVNRIIGRREAVVEDKPGVTRDRVTYEAEWAGRRFKVVDTGGWEQDVLGIDASVAAQAEYAIEAADACLFVVDATVGATDTDEAVVKLLRRAGKPVVLAANKVDGQSGEADATALWSLGLGEPYPVSSLHGRGTGDLLDAVLEALPDAPEQRFGTALGGPRRIALIGRPNVGKSSLLNKVANEDRVVVNELAGTTRDPVDELIELGGKTWKFVDTAGIRKKVHLQEGADYYASLRTAAAVEKAEVAVILIDTTDTISVQDQRIITMAVESGRAIVIAYNKWDELDEERRYYLEREIETEMQQVSWAPRVNVSAKTGRHMDKLVPAIETALAGWETRVPTGRLNAFLGEIVAAHPHPIRGGKQPRILFGTQAGTKPPRFVLFASGFLEAGYRRFVERRLREEFGFEGTPIHISVRVREKRGKNAKNSKKQ